One genomic region from Candidatus Limnocylindrales bacterium encodes:
- a CDS encoding glycosyltransferase encodes MKVLHVTGVYPSPENPHTGSFIGFQVDSLRKKGIQADVCVLKGRGLKKYLGGIYQVREKLRSKEYDIVHAHYMYAGWTARLATTLPLVVSYMGNDVLGNCDDSGRYTLRTILSHRFLSNLLSILSSYSIAKSHELANCLITKKKSVIPNGIDLEIFRPKEVDRLELNLPEEKFYILFAGRKSDPVKRYPLAKAAVDLLRQSISSVELITVEGKPPSMVADYLNAVNCLLLTSAHEGSPNIVKEALACNLPIVAVDVGDIRERLEGVENCYLVKHDPVHISSALQKVLQTNTRLRNGRNKVLALSLEAVADKIIEIYKIILKRTG; translated from the coding sequence ATGAAAGTCTTACATGTGACCGGTGTATATCCCAGTCCAGAAAATCCCCATACGGGATCCTTTATTGGCTTCCAGGTTGATTCCCTTAGAAAAAAGGGCATACAGGCGGACGTTTGCGTTTTGAAGGGACGTGGTCTCAAAAAATACCTTGGGGGTATCTACCAGGTCAGAGAAAAGCTCAGATCGAAGGAGTATGATATTGTACACGCCCACTACATGTATGCAGGCTGGACAGCAAGGCTCGCCACAACCCTTCCTCTTGTTGTTTCCTATATGGGGAATGATGTTTTAGGCAATTGTGATGATTCAGGAAGATATACCCTGAGAACGATTCTAAGCCATCGTTTTTTGAGCAATTTACTGTCTATTTTATCCTCCTATAGTATTGCTAAATCCCATGAACTTGCAAACTGCTTAATAACCAAAAAAAAATCCGTGATACCCAATGGGATAGATCTGGAGATATTCCGGCCAAAGGAAGTAGACCGCCTGGAATTAAATCTCCCTGAAGAGAAGTTCTATATACTTTTTGCAGGTAGGAAGTCTGACCCGGTAAAACGTTATCCGTTGGCGAAAGCCGCTGTAGATTTGCTCAGACAGTCAATCTCTTCGGTTGAACTAATCACAGTAGAAGGAAAACCCCCTTCTATGGTTGCAGACTATCTAAATGCTGTGAATTGCCTGCTTTTAACCTCTGCCCATGAAGGGTCACCTAACATTGTGAAAGAAGCCTTAGCCTGCAATCTTCCGATTGTTGCAGTAGATGTGGGAGACATCCGTGAGCGTTTGGAAGGCGTAGAAAATTGTTACCTTGTTAAACATGATCCTGTTCATATCTCCTCGGCTCTTCAGAAAGTTTTACAGACTAACACCCGTTTAAGAAATGGTCGTAATAAAGTTCTGGCATTAAGTTTAGAAGCGGTAGCAGATAAAATTATTGAAATTTATAAAATAATTCTCAAAAGAACAGGGTAA
- a CDS encoding Wzz/FepE/Etk N-terminal domain-containing protein, with translation MAEVSEKSIVGRARSEDKDERDLMEYLKVLWKWKSFILGGTILFVIIAVILNLVTPKVYRATISLFISNPDKSYAEAIKSQAVMARVLERLQLDKPPYQIGLENLTRIISVEPIPKMNRIDIIVDHTDPEKVGNIAHAVAISAVELNQEANEKEIATAMKNRDSIKDEMEEINRQLAQVEQELLTAQSMVEVTRLKKEILMQKRKNTELGLLETNRTIEEKSAIIATLTKKLGEEKKTLWLSRSLSNDPILQDSVKETSGLPASTLLSLQIKDEQINPLHAIMEPKLVETLADLESLKVRKLALVKDLEDNDKQIAELQKELIKEELELWNITRHYNSLEENSKSLKEKWDQIQTLVNTRKSQLEMANPVVVSKGPVNSNSKVNLLLAGAIGFFASLVILVFLLEYVTPAVKSERQSNPV, from the coding sequence ATGGCCGAGGTAAGTGAAAAATCTATAGTAGGAAGAGCGAGGTCAGAAGATAAAGACGAAAGGGATTTGATGGAGTATTTAAAAGTACTATGGAAGTGGAAAAGCTTTATCCTGGGAGGAACTATTCTTTTCGTGATAATCGCGGTCATTCTAAATCTGGTGACCCCTAAGGTGTATCGGGCTACAATCTCATTGTTCATCTCCAATCCAGATAAAAGCTATGCTGAGGCCATCAAGAGTCAAGCGGTAATGGCCAGGGTCCTGGAAAGGCTTCAATTAGATAAGCCCCCCTACCAAATAGGCCTGGAAAATTTGACCCGGATAATATCCGTTGAACCTATTCCAAAAATGAATCGCATAGATATTATAGTGGACCACACAGATCCTGAAAAAGTCGGTAATATAGCCCATGCCGTAGCGATTTCGGCTGTAGAGCTGAATCAAGAAGCTAATGAAAAAGAAATTGCCACAGCGATGAAGAACAGGGATTCCATCAAGGATGAAATGGAAGAAATAAATCGTCAGTTGGCTCAGGTGGAGCAAGAATTATTAACTGCCCAATCTATGGTCGAGGTTACCAGGCTAAAAAAAGAGATCCTCATGCAAAAGCGGAAGAATACCGAACTGGGACTTCTTGAAACCAACCGAACCATAGAAGAAAAGAGTGCTATAATAGCTACCCTCACCAAGAAATTAGGGGAAGAAAAGAAAACTCTGTGGCTTTCCAGATCCTTATCCAATGATCCAATACTGCAAGATTCGGTTAAAGAGACTTCGGGTTTACCTGCCTCAACCCTATTAAGCCTCCAAATAAAAGATGAACAAATAAATCCTTTACATGCTATCATGGAACCGAAGCTGGTTGAAACCCTTGCAGATTTGGAGAGTTTGAAGGTTAGAAAGCTTGCCCTGGTTAAGGATTTAGAAGATAATGATAAGCAGATAGCGGAGTTACAAAAGGAATTGATCAAAGAAGAACTTGAACTATGGAACATAACCAGGCATTACAATTCTTTGGAGGAAAACTCTAAATCCCTCAAAGAAAAGTGGGATCAAATCCAGACCCTTGTCAATACCAGGAAGTCACAGCTGGAAATGGCAAATCCGGTTGTGGTATCTAAAGGTCCTGTTAATTCAAATAGCAAAGTAAATTTGCTCCTGGCAGGTGCAATAGGGTTTTTTGCAAGTCTGGTTATCCTGGTTTTTCTCCTGGAATATGTAACTCCGGCGGTAAAGTCAGAACGACAATCAAATCCCGTCTAG
- a CDS encoding acyltransferase encodes MELYQRIAPDVKLGKNVKIFAFVNLYGCEIGDNSKIGAFVEIQKNAKIGRNVKVSSHTFICEGVIIEDDVFIGHNVSFINDKYPRSTNPEGQLQTEKDWKVIPTLVKRGASIGTSSTILCGITIGENAIVGAGSVVTKDVPPNVIVAGIPARIIRSL; translated from the coding sequence ATGGAACTCTATCAACGCATAGCCCCAGATGTAAAGTTGGGAAAGAATGTCAAAATCTTTGCTTTTGTAAACCTCTACGGGTGCGAAATCGGAGACAACTCAAAAATAGGAGCTTTTGTGGAAATTCAAAAGAATGCAAAGATCGGTCGGAATGTCAAAGTCTCCAGCCATACCTTCATCTGTGAAGGTGTCATCATCGAGGATGATGTCTTTATAGGGCATAACGTTTCTTTTATTAATGATAAATATCCACGCTCTACCAATCCTGAAGGCCAACTTCAGACCGAAAAAGACTGGAAAGTAATTCCTACACTGGTAAAAAGAGGTGCTTCCATTGGAACAAGCTCAACGATTTTGTGCGGAATTACTATAGGTGAGAATGCCATAGTGGGAGCAGGTAGCGTTGTGACCAAAGATGTCCCCCCAAATGTAATAGTGGCAGGTATCCCTGCACGGATTATCCGTAGTTTGTAA
- the asnB gene encoding asparagine synthase (glutamine-hydrolyzing) has product MCGIAGVFIFNWAQTLNRELLTRMCDCMTHRGPDDEGFFIDETQKVGLGHRRLSIIDLATGKQPMSDQEGRIWIVFNGEIYNFRELRKELEQRGHIFQTKSDTEAIIYLYKEYGETAFARLNGIFAFAIYDQQKHVLILARDHFGVKPVYYTINNGKLLFGSEIKAIFQDPSIEKELDYEALHSFLTFRYNPSPQTLFKNIKKLSPGHYLKLDFRGNLELKSYWDYIPIPHPKISEAEAILEYQRLLENAIRRQMISDVPVGLLLSGGIDSAVVGYLMQKEASGRIKTFTIGFEGKGDYNELHKARRTAELINSEHYEICLSQKEYLNFFPRSFYYLEEPFAVTSTTALYYVSKLAATHLKVALAGQGADELLAGYARYFGEYYLSKYARFLRLLPLLTLVQVLPRNERLKRAAFACQFENELERFLAIYTIFTPTQKARLFNEEIKKRVINVDLGLVERWYQQTFHLKDSLAKILYIDTRMSLADNLLLLGDKMSMANSLEMRVPFLDIELVKFLESLPSTLKLKGKVHKYLHKMAVKKWLPQEIILRKKQGFATPMDLWLQNNLAITAKKIFNSKDSTCRNYFNMAYINRLIDLHQSRKQNYQRQIFALLSFELWHKVFFENRILDFEEMVPVKKSNNLS; this is encoded by the coding sequence ATGTGTGGTATTGCAGGGGTATTCATCTTTAATTGGGCTCAGACCCTTAATCGGGAATTGCTGACCCGGATGTGTGATTGCATGACCCATAGGGGGCCTGATGATGAAGGCTTCTTTATCGATGAAACCCAAAAGGTGGGGCTTGGCCACAGACGACTGAGTATCATTGACCTGGCAACAGGTAAACAACCCATGTCCGATCAAGAAGGTAGAATTTGGATAGTGTTCAACGGAGAAATCTATAATTTCCGTGAATTGAGGAAAGAATTAGAGCAGAGAGGCCATATATTCCAGACAAAATCAGATACCGAGGCTATCATCTACCTATATAAAGAATATGGTGAAACCGCTTTTGCACGCTTGAATGGAATCTTTGCCTTTGCAATTTACGACCAACAAAAACATGTTCTCATATTGGCCAGAGACCACTTTGGGGTAAAACCAGTTTATTACACCATAAACAACGGAAAACTGCTGTTCGGATCTGAAATAAAAGCTATTTTTCAGGACCCTTCCATAGAAAAAGAACTGGATTATGAAGCCCTCCATAGCTTTCTTACCTTTCGATATAATCCTTCCCCCCAGACGCTTTTCAAAAATATCAAAAAATTGAGTCCTGGACACTATTTGAAACTAGATTTTCGAGGGAACCTGGAACTGAAATCTTATTGGGATTATATACCTATTCCCCACCCGAAGATCTCTGAAGCAGAGGCAATTCTGGAATACCAAAGATTGCTCGAAAATGCAATCAGACGTCAGATGATAAGCGATGTACCTGTGGGTTTGCTATTAAGTGGTGGTATTGATTCGGCTGTGGTAGGGTATCTCATGCAAAAAGAGGCTTCTGGCAGAATAAAGACTTTTACCATTGGATTTGAAGGTAAAGGGGATTACAATGAACTGCATAAAGCCCGACGTACAGCAGAATTGATCAATTCTGAACACTATGAGATCTGTTTATCACAAAAGGAATATTTAAATTTTTTTCCTCGCTCCTTTTATTACCTGGAGGAGCCTTTCGCTGTGACGTCAACCACAGCTTTATATTATGTTTCTAAACTTGCAGCAACCCATTTAAAGGTGGCATTGGCTGGTCAAGGTGCCGATGAACTATTAGCAGGGTATGCAAGGTATTTTGGAGAATACTACCTGAGTAAATATGCCCGATTCTTACGTTTACTTCCCCTCCTAACCCTGGTTCAAGTACTCCCACGCAATGAACGCCTGAAGCGTGCAGCGTTTGCCTGTCAGTTTGAAAATGAATTAGAAAGGTTCTTAGCGATTTATACCATCTTTACCCCTACTCAAAAAGCCCGATTATTCAACGAAGAGATCAAGAAGAGAGTAATCAATGTAGATCTGGGATTAGTCGAACGCTGGTACCAACAAACTTTTCATCTTAAAGATTCTCTTGCGAAGATTTTATATATCGATACCCGCATGTCTTTAGCCGATAACTTGCTTTTGTTGGGGGACAAAATGTCTATGGCAAATTCTTTAGAGATGCGTGTTCCTTTTTTAGATATAGAGCTGGTTAAGTTTCTAGAATCTCTGCCCTCCACCTTAAAGTTAAAGGGAAAAGTTCATAAATACCTTCATAAAATGGCCGTTAAAAAATGGCTTCCCCAGGAAATCATCCTCCGAAAAAAACAAGGATTTGCAACGCCTATGGATTTATGGTTACAAAATAATCTAGCCATAACTGCAAAAAAAATATTTAATAGTAAGGATTCAACTTGCAGGAACTACTTTAATATGGCATATATTAATCGACTTATTGACCTACATCAAAGTCGTAAACAAAATTACCAACGTCAGATTTTTGCCCTTTTGTCTTTCGAATTATGGCATAAGGTGTTTTTCGAAAATCGAATTTTAGATTTCGAGGAAATGGTTCCTGTAAAAAAGTCGAATAACCTGTCATAA
- a CDS encoding sugar transferase, translated as MKRYPPYKYILALLDWILINIAFTVALKFHSPKMDIFPLYFPFITPEVLFFLVYALGIILIFQHHCLYRINVFLTVSDQVIGISRALFQAAVGFALLSFFTESRMEGIFHIVDRLIVDSRLIILYFALISFGLLLFFRVFLFRNLFLFLTKNHLYHRSLLIIGAGRTGKSVAANLRSNNPYGLQVIGFLDDKKPVGSTIFKGLKVLGKVSDTPYIVDEHRINEILVCLDNVSHIRLLEVIGVCLKTRALIKIASPLYEIIPTLIPIERYGNVPVVAVSNSTPNTLQRISKRVFDLFFTSLALLLLAPVLVIIAIAIKIDSRGPILFKQTRIGKNGKPFQFYKFRSMYLGSDKDETRKQRYEIFIREKKNYNPHQKLTKIIDESRITRVGRFIRKTSLDELPQLINVLKGDMSLVGPRPCLPYEWERYEDWHKKRLSVTPGCTGVWQVSGRSRVGFEDMVILDLFYIHNAWWLLDLQLILKTIPVMIFGRGGK; from the coding sequence ATGAAACGATATCCACCTTATAAATATATTCTTGCACTGCTGGACTGGATATTGATCAACATAGCGTTTACTGTAGCGCTAAAGTTTCACAGTCCAAAAATGGATATATTTCCGCTCTATTTTCCTTTCATAACCCCTGAGGTTTTATTCTTCTTGGTGTATGCTTTAGGGATTATTTTAATTTTCCAACATCACTGTCTTTATAGAATAAATGTATTTCTTACTGTTTCAGATCAGGTAATCGGGATTAGCCGGGCGCTCTTCCAGGCTGCAGTGGGTTTTGCTCTACTGTCCTTCTTCACAGAGTCTCGAATGGAGGGAATCTTCCACATTGTAGATCGCCTTATTGTGGATAGTCGACTCATAATTCTCTATTTTGCCCTCATAAGTTTTGGATTATTGCTTTTTTTTAGAGTTTTTCTTTTTCGAAATCTATTTTTGTTTCTTACGAAGAACCACCTTTATCATCGATCACTTTTGATCATCGGAGCTGGGAGGACGGGAAAATCGGTTGCAGCCAATCTTCGTTCCAATAACCCTTATGGCTTACAGGTAATCGGCTTTCTTGATGATAAGAAACCTGTTGGTTCGACCATCTTCAAAGGTCTTAAAGTACTTGGGAAAGTTTCCGATACCCCCTATATCGTTGACGAACACCGTATCAATGAGATCCTGGTGTGTTTAGACAATGTCTCCCACATCCGTCTCCTGGAGGTTATCGGAGTATGTTTAAAAACCCGTGCCTTGATCAAGATTGCCTCTCCTCTCTACGAGATTATTCCAACTCTTATCCCTATAGAACGCTACGGAAATGTGCCCGTGGTTGCCGTCAGTAACTCTACGCCGAATACCTTACAGCGGATTTCCAAGCGGGTATTCGATTTATTTTTTACAAGTTTGGCTTTACTACTTTTGGCGCCTGTTTTAGTTATAATTGCTATCGCCATTAAGATTGATTCACGGGGCCCTATCTTATTTAAGCAGACCCGGATTGGAAAAAATGGGAAGCCATTCCAGTTTTATAAGTTCCGCTCTATGTACTTGGGGAGTGATAAGGATGAGACTCGAAAGCAAAGATATGAGATCTTCATCCGTGAAAAGAAAAACTATAATCCTCATCAGAAATTGACAAAAATTATCGATGAGTCCAGGATTACCCGTGTTGGAAGATTCATTCGCAAAACAAGTCTCGATGAACTGCCCCAGCTTATTAACGTTCTTAAGGGTGACATGAGCCTAGTGGGCCCTCGTCCCTGTCTTCCCTATGAATGGGAGCGTTATGAGGACTGGCATAAAAAACGTCTTAGCGTCACCCCCGGCTGTACAGGAGTCTGGCAGGTGAGCGGGCGAAGTCGTGTAGGATTCGAGGACATGGTGATTCTTGACCTTTTTTATATCCATAATGCTTGGTGGCTTTTAGATTTACAACTTATCCTTAAGACAATCCCGGTCATGATCTTTGGGAGAGGGGGAAAATAA
- a CDS encoding Gfo/Idh/MocA family oxidoreductase — protein sequence MKIGVVGLGYWGPNLVRNFLAVENIQGVVCCDIQTRHLQRIKQKFPNVEVTPVFEDLLKRKDIDAIAIATPVSTHYPLGMKVLKAGKHLFMEKPMTTKSTEAYELLDRAESKGLTLMVDHTFVYTSAIRKIKEIIDRGDVGEILYFDSVRVNLGLFQHDTNVIWDLAPHDISIMDYLIDKRPVSVSAVGVNHFNDLEDMAYLTVHFNDKLIAHFHVSWLSPVKIRRILLAGTKHMVVYDDVEPSEKVKVYDKGVEIKGEEAVYNTLIQYRVGDMYAPKIEQTEALSFITQEFVECVLTGKRPTTDGRAGLNVVNILEAAERSLRSEGRMVELKQN from the coding sequence ATGAAAATAGGCGTCGTTGGGCTTGGTTATTGGGGACCAAATCTTGTTCGAAATTTTTTGGCCGTGGAGAACATCCAGGGAGTAGTATGCTGTGATATTCAAACCAGACATCTCCAAAGGATCAAACAAAAATTTCCTAACGTTGAAGTTACACCGGTCTTTGAAGACCTTTTGAAACGAAAGGATATAGATGCTATTGCCATTGCGACACCGGTCTCAACCCATTATCCTCTAGGTATGAAAGTTCTTAAAGCTGGAAAACATCTTTTCATGGAAAAGCCCATGACAACCAAAAGTACGGAGGCTTACGAGCTTTTGGATCGTGCTGAAAGTAAAGGATTAACCCTCATGGTAGATCATACCTTTGTTTATACCAGTGCCATAAGGAAAATAAAAGAAATCATAGATCGAGGAGACGTCGGGGAAATACTCTATTTCGACTCCGTACGGGTGAATCTGGGATTATTCCAGCATGATACCAATGTGATCTGGGATCTGGCTCCCCACGATATATCCATCATGGATTATCTCATTGATAAACGGCCTGTGTCGGTTTCGGCTGTCGGCGTGAATCATTTCAATGATCTGGAAGACATGGCCTATTTGACGGTTCACTTTAACGATAAACTTATAGCGCACTTTCATGTGAGCTGGCTATCCCCCGTAAAGATAAGAAGAATTCTGTTAGCCGGAACCAAACACATGGTCGTCTATGATGATGTAGAACCCAGTGAGAAGGTGAAAGTATACGATAAGGGTGTGGAAATCAAAGGAGAAGAGGCCGTGTACAATACCCTGATCCAATATCGAGTCGGGGACATGTATGCCCCCAAAATTGAACAAACCGAAGCCCTAAGCTTTATAACCCAAGAATTTGTAGAATGTGTTTTAACCGGAAAGCGCCCCACTACCGATGGGCGGGCAGGGTTGAATGTTGTTAACATTCTGGAAGCAGCCGAACGCTCTCTGCGCTCAGAAGGGAGAATGGTGGAGCTTAAACAGAATTAA
- a CDS encoding glycosyltransferase family 4 protein, translating into MEKKLCHVFFDEFPKDSRIRRYTNTLLAHEFKVFIVCIKGDSKKILEHNGNINIYRVPLRKKRSSFMRRLWEYFLFEVFSFLIVSYLCLRHRIRLFHVHTLPDFLVFTCWIPKILGSKIILDFHELFPEFMCQHKPSTQNSFIMKILYFQEKASFGFADEVIVFHDLARGILENRVKIKKNITVVMNGVDPSELPLIQREKTDKFNIVYNGTINFNLNLSLIVKALEIIKRKYPEIYSKIEFHLYGDGPDLENILNLANKLAIHNVRYQGRLRFKEMMERLSTASVCILPPKKDIYSDLYYSLKLTEMIYLKIPVIATKLKTYLYYFPEDCVIYFDSDDADQLAEKIVFVYRYPSEVRKFTENAFNRYQAYKWEIMRARYIKLINSLICQ; encoded by the coding sequence ATGGAGAAGAAACTTTGTCATGTATTCTTTGATGAATTTCCAAAAGACTCCAGAATTCGAAGATACACCAATACGCTGTTAGCCCATGAATTTAAAGTTTTTATTGTCTGTATTAAGGGGGATTCCAAAAAAATTTTAGAACATAATGGGAATATTAATATTTATCGGGTTCCCTTAAGGAAGAAAAGATCTTCCTTTATGAGAAGACTCTGGGAGTATTTTCTTTTTGAGGTTTTTAGTTTTTTGATTGTTTCTTATCTTTGCCTTCGACATCGGATAAGATTATTCCATGTGCATACTCTACCAGATTTTTTGGTATTTACTTGCTGGATCCCTAAAATTCTAGGCTCAAAAATCATCTTAGATTTCCATGAACTATTTCCCGAATTCATGTGTCAGCACAAACCCTCCACTCAGAACTCTTTTATCATGAAGATCTTGTATTTTCAAGAGAAGGCATCTTTTGGATTTGCGGATGAAGTGATAGTTTTTCATGATCTTGCCCGAGGGATATTAGAAAACAGAGTCAAGATAAAAAAAAATATTACCGTTGTCATGAATGGAGTGGATCCCTCCGAGTTACCTCTAATTCAGAGAGAAAAAACAGATAAATTTAATATTGTTTACAATGGGACTATAAATTTTAATTTAAATCTTTCATTGATTGTAAAAGCTTTAGAAATAATTAAGAGGAAATATCCAGAGATTTATTCTAAAATAGAATTCCATTTATATGGGGACGGTCCAGACCTGGAGAATATATTAAACCTGGCAAACAAGTTAGCTATTCATAATGTTCGATATCAGGGAAGACTGAGATTTAAGGAAATGATGGAAAGACTCTCTACCGCATCGGTTTGCATTCTGCCGCCCAAAAAGGATATTTATTCCGATTTATACTATTCCCTTAAATTAACGGAAATGATTTATCTTAAAATTCCGGTAATCGCAACGAAATTAAAAACCTATTTATATTACTTCCCCGAGGATTGCGTAATTTATTTTGATTCTGATGACGCTGACCAGTTGGCTGAAAAAATAGTTTTTGTTTATCGCTACCCCTCAGAAGTTCGTAAGTTTACGGAAAACGCCTTTAATAGATATCAAGCTTACAAGTGGGAGATTATGAGGGCAAGATATATCAAGCTAATTAACTCCTTAATCTGTCAATAA